The Camelus ferus isolate YT-003-E chromosome 4, BCGSAC_Cfer_1.0, whole genome shotgun sequence genome has a segment encoding these proteins:
- the FXN gene encoding frataxin, mitochondrial isoform X1 yields the protein MWTFGRRAAAGLLPRSAPPGSAQARAGAPWPTKDPPPYGGRGLRTGTAAARARNNSSVGLCCLNQILNVKKQSVCLMNLRTAGTVSNPGSLDDTTYERLAEETLDSLAEFFEDLADKPYTLEDYDVSFGSGVLTVKLGGDLGTYVINKQTPNKQIWLSSPSRGTSMRKWVHQLKSSPPALGIGGSTNSGQGTSTSCDGFTKRIPSCCIWRLKKSLSCLDTPTGRMIPPQWPQALRLDREKLGVLPRRCVPPRAAGQGADSSPENQTGLIFSGLLWKRHLLPSPVLKTLKALKPGPQLCSMAEWLVFSIPDFEDSCIVCNGLC from the exons ATGTGGACGTTTGGGCGCCGCGCGGCTGCGGGCCTCCTGCCCCGCTCGGCGCCCCCGGGCTCTGCCCAGGCCCGCGCCGGGGCCCCGTGGCCGACGAAAGATCCCCCGCCTTACGGCGGCCGGGGCCTGCGCACCGGGACCGCCGCAGCCAGAGCACGCAACAACTCG AGTGTGGGCCTCTGCTGCCTCAACCAGATCCTGAATGTCAAAAAGCAGAGTGTCTGTCTGATGAATTTGAGGACAGCGGGAACTGTGAGCAACCCTGG CTCCCTGGACGATACCACCTATGAAAGACTGGCAGAGGAGACGCTGGACTCCTTAGCAGAGTTTTTTGAAGACCTTGCAGACAAGCCTTACACATTAGAAGACTATGACGTCTCCTTTGGG AGTGGTGTTTTGACAGTTAAACTGGGTGGGGATCTAGGAACCTACGTGATCAACAAGCAGACCCCAAACAAGCAGATCTGGTTATCCTCGCCATCCAG AGGAACCAGCATGAGAAAGTGGGTGCATCAGCTCAAATCCAGCCCTCCAGCTTTGGGGATTGGTGGCTCTACGAATAGTGGGCAGGGCACCAGCACCAGCTGTGATGGCTTCACTAAAAGAATTCCCTCGTGTTGTATCTGGAGACTGAAAAAGTCCTTATCCTGTTTGGACACACCTACCGGCCGTATGATCCCACCCCAG TGGCCCCAAGCGTTACGACTGGACCGGGAAAAACTGGGTGTACTCCCACGACGGTGTGTCCCTCCACGAGCTGCTGGCCAGGGAGCTGACTCAAGCCCTGAAAACCAAACTGGACTTATCTTCTCTGGCTTACTCTGGAAAAGACACTTGCTGCCCAGCCCAGTTCTAAAGACATTAAAAGCGCTAAAGCCAGGACCTCAGCTTTGCTCCATGGCTGAATGGCTAGTTTTTTCCATTCCTGATTTTGAGGACAGTTGCATTGTGTGTAACGGGCTTTGTTAA
- the FXN gene encoding frataxin, mitochondrial isoform X2: MWTFGRRAAAGLLPRSAPPGSAQARAGAPWPTKDPPPYGGRGLRTGTAAARARNNSSVGLCCLNQILNVKKQSVCLMNLRTAGTVSNPGSLDDTTYERLAEETLDSLAEFFEDLADKPYTLEDYDVSFGSGVLTVKLGGDLGTYVINKQTPNKQIWLSSPSSGPKRYDWTGKNWVYSHDGVSLHELLARELTQALKTKLDLSSLAYSGKDTCCPAQF; encoded by the exons ATGTGGACGTTTGGGCGCCGCGCGGCTGCGGGCCTCCTGCCCCGCTCGGCGCCCCCGGGCTCTGCCCAGGCCCGCGCCGGGGCCCCGTGGCCGACGAAAGATCCCCCGCCTTACGGCGGCCGGGGCCTGCGCACCGGGACCGCCGCAGCCAGAGCACGCAACAACTCG AGTGTGGGCCTCTGCTGCCTCAACCAGATCCTGAATGTCAAAAAGCAGAGTGTCTGTCTGATGAATTTGAGGACAGCGGGAACTGTGAGCAACCCTGG CTCCCTGGACGATACCACCTATGAAAGACTGGCAGAGGAGACGCTGGACTCCTTAGCAGAGTTTTTTGAAGACCTTGCAGACAAGCCTTACACATTAGAAGACTATGACGTCTCCTTTGGG AGTGGTGTTTTGACAGTTAAACTGGGTGGGGATCTAGGAACCTACGTGATCAACAAGCAGACCCCAAACAAGCAGATCTGGTTATCCTCGCCATCCAG TGGCCCCAAGCGTTACGACTGGACCGGGAAAAACTGGGTGTACTCCCACGACGGTGTGTCCCTCCACGAGCTGCTGGCCAGGGAGCTGACTCAAGCCCTGAAAACCAAACTGGACTTATCTTCTCTGGCTTACTCTGGAAAAGACACTTGCTGCCCAGCCCAGTTCTAA